A section of the Triticum dicoccoides isolate Atlit2015 ecotype Zavitan chromosome 7A, WEW_v2.0, whole genome shotgun sequence genome encodes:
- the LOC119332571 gene encoding protein INVOLVED IN DE NOVO 2-like: MEYSSDDDSDISDSEIDEYGAKIQARLLSGDLKFRNGDSYSCPFCTGRKNKDYNMQSLLQHSSGVGAAPNRPAKDKASHRALAKHLKNGVAKPSDPQQAQQIAVEPQQPQQIAVEPQPLPNRHEKFVWPWMGVLVNVPTEWKDGRQVGESGNRLKGELSQFCPLKVIPLWNFRGHTGNAIVEFAKNWNGFRNALAFEKYFEAGGCGRRDWKQNMNQGSKLCGWVARAEDYNFPGLIGDHLRKNADLKTIDDLENEGTRKNNKLVANLANQIEVKNKYLQELELRYNETTVSLEKMMGQREQRLQAYNEEIRKMQQLARRHSEKIIDENQNLRSELESKMSELNARSKELDDLAAKSSHDKSNLEQEKQKNAIKSNHLKLATAEQQRADEDVVKLVRDQKREKVAALNKILELEQQLEAKQTLELEIQQLKGKLEVMKHMPGHEDSVSKDKINELSEELQDKMDELDAMESLNQTLVIKESKSNTEMQEARKELENGLLNLPGGRAHIGIKRMGELDLKAVSNVLGQKLSKEDAEVTAAILCSKWEAEIKNPEWHPFRAVMVDGKEMERINADDAKLRELKDEHGEEIYSLVTKALREYNVNSTRYPVGELWNFREERKASLKEAVQVVLRQWRANRRKR; encoded by the exons ATGGAATACAGTTCAGATGACGATTCGGATATTAGCGATTCTGAGATTGACGAGTATGGAGCCAAAATTCAGGCCCGCCTGCTTTCAGGAGATTTAAAGTTCAGGAATGGTGATAGTTACAGCTGCCCATTCTGTACTGGCAGGAAGAATAAAGATTACAACATGCAAAGCCTTCTTCAGCATTCCTCAGGAGTAGGTGCAGCACCTAATCGACCGGCAAAAGATAAAGCATCGCACCGTGCCCTTGCCAAGCATTTGAAGAATGGCGTTGCTAAACCTTCTGACCCACAGCAGGCACAGCAAATTGCTGTAGAGCCGCAGCAGCCGCAGCAAATTGCTGTAGAGCCGCAGCCTCTTCCAAACAGACATGAGAAGTTTGTGTGGCCCTGGATGGGAGTTCTAGTTAATGTACCTACTGAATGGAAGGACGGGCGTCAAGTCGGAGAAAGTGGAAATCGTTTGAAGGGGGAATTATCGCAATTTTGCCCACTGAAGGTTATTCCATTATGGAATTTTCGAGGTCATACAGGGAATGCTATTGTTGAGTTTGCAAAAAACTGGAATGGTTTCAGAAATGCACTTGCGTTTGAAAAGTACTTTGAGGCAGGAGGTTGTGGCAGAAGGGACTGGAAGCAAAACATGAATCAAGGGTCAAAGCTTTGTGGATGGGTCGCAAGGGCTGAAGATTACAATTTTCCGGGGCTAATTGGGGACCACTTAAGGAAAAATGCTGACTTGAAAACTATCGATGATCTTGAGAATGAAGGAACGcgtaaaaataataaacttgtagctAATTTAGCTAACCAAATTGAGGTCAAGAATAAGTATTTACAGGAGCTTGAACTTAGATACAATGAGACAACTGTGTCACTTGAGAAAATGATggggcaaagggaacaacgtctcCAGGCATATAATGAAG AAATTCGGAAGATGCAGCAGCTAGCTCGCAGACAttctgaaaagatcatcgatgagaaCCAAAATCTGCGTTCAGAACTGGAGTCGAAGATGAGTGAACTAAATGCAAGATCCAAAGAGCTTGATGACCTTGCTGCAAAAAGTTCTCATGACAAAAGTAATCTTGAGCAGGAGAAGCAGAAG AATGCTATTAAATCAAACCATCTTAAGTTGGCAACAGCGGAACAACAGAGAGCTGATGAGGATGTGGTGAAGCTTGTGAGAGATCAGAAG AGAGAGAAAGTTGCTGCTTTAAACAAGATCCTGGAGTTAGAACAGCAGTTGGAAGCAAAACAAACGCTTGAATTGGAAATACAGCAGCTGAAGGGCAAATTGGAAGTGATGAAGCATATGCCAGGTCATGAAGATTCAGTCTCGAAGGATAAAATCAATGAACTTAGTGAGGAGCTGCAAGATAAGATGGATGAACTGGATGCTATGGAGTCACTTAACCAAACTCTGGTTATTAAAGAAAGCAAAAGCAATACTGAGATGCAAGAAGCTCGGAAGGAGCTGGAAAAT GGCTTGCTTAATCTTCCAGGTGGCCGAGCACATATAGGGATCAAGAGAATGGGCGAGCTTGATCTGAAAGCAGTTTCAAATGTTCTCGGACAGAAGTTGTCGAAAGAGGATGCAGAAGTTACTGCTGCCATCCTTTGTTCAAAGTGGGAAGCCGAAATAAAGAATCCAGAATGGCACCCTTTTAGGGCTGTCATGGTTGATGGAAAGGAAATG GAAAGAATCAATGCTGACGACGCAAAGCTTCGAGAATTAAAAGATGAGCATGGCGAAGAAATATATTCGTTGGTGACCAAGGCGCTGCGTGAGTACAATGTTAACAGCACCAGGTATCCCGTAGGAGAGCTGTGGAACTTCAGGGAAGAACGGAAGGCGTCTCTCAAGGAAGCTGTCCAGGTGGTCCTGAGACAGTGGCGAGCCAACAGGAGGAAGCGTTGA
- the LOC119330054 gene encoding transcription initiation factor TFIID subunit 1-like translates to MSDGERRDEDVATTSAADDDDDEDYEEPGGENHFLGFMFGNVDDAGDLDADYLDEDAKEHLFALADKLGASLKDIDLTKSSPATADPSEQDYDEKAEDAVDYEDIDEQYDGPEVEAATEEDHLLSKKDYFSSNTMFASVSSKVSVFDEENYDEDEEPPNDIELPGDNVIQDVISAEQPEISPSNDNPAIGKVSSPLPQSQETMDVEYEVCQEEIDTEEDQLESKSASTLPVLCIEDGSVILKFSEIFGAQEPVRKAKTDQHKRPVNKELRITNISDIVEDDEEVFLRSTIQDVPSLKHIKTNEDFIESDSDELISSDTFGFKDLCLSEQPMKDVHKEFPTAKQTLVCPDVYPLEHEDWENGIIWGNSPASESQSCLKSCVISEESSDAHSEDEAKDYGYVSGRCDVQDKNNGSPVIREPFGCTEMPASASYHSPENSYPPLIKETPQEKNDLDHAEPNNINGTVKINTMKCLSNLSLLNKELLEGSWLDNVIWDPSEDTPKPKLILDLKDDQMLFEILDEKNGDHLRSHARAMIVSRPMKTATVENVGHNNQAITLDAQFNISNDKFYSNRKMSQQAKSHTKKRSSMGIKVVHSVPGQKLQTMKPKLSTNEIANFHRPKAKWYPHENKLAAELQGAACSHGSMTVIVMTLAGKGVKLLVNAEETPLSVKSKASKKLEFRPSEKIKLFGYGKELQDDISLAMQNVRPNSILHVVRTEVHLWPKAQKLPGEDKALRPPGAFRKKADLSVKDGHVFLMEYCEERPLLLANAGMGARLCTYYQKTSPTDQTAISLRSNNDGLGTVLAIEPADKSPFLGDVRSGSQQSCLETNMYRAPAFPHKLASTDYLLVRSPKGMLSLRRIDKLYAVGQQEPHMEVFSPGTKNLQNHLLNRMLVYVYREFRLRERPGVLSQIRADEVPIQHPLTEAIVRKRLKHCADLKKGPNGHYFWTQRPDFRIPSEEELRRLVSPESVCCHESMQAGLHRLNRLGIEKLTQPVGLASAMNQLPDEAIELAAAAHIERELQITSWNLTSNFVACTNQDRENIERLEITGVGDPSGRGLGFSYVRVTPKAPVSNSSHKKKSAAAKGTTVTGTDADLRRLSMDAARELLLKFGVPDEQIDKLTRWHRIAMVRKLSSEQAASGITIDEIPVSKFARGQRMSFMQLQQQTKEKCQEIWDRQIQSLSAIDGDDNGSDTEAHSDLDSFAGDLENLLDAEEFDDEDVGTADLRSDKADGMRGLKMRRCPTQAQFNEEIQDDQAEAALVKKLLEESGNDPKRKKQPVDTTNQGANKTKQFKALTPKESTPRGAKEVDSSFTEGGLSSKLKTKLAVDANDIILVKKKNVQGKDGLKEKRQGARGDSLVCGACGQLGHMRTNKLCPKYGEDPETSEMDAISYRPNPLDVASHGQTKTLGRRLVAKVSSDVPETEGQESIEKIKPVKFRCGAREKSLERNMSVAGSLVSDKLTTDSTDLRSTGKVSKIKIYSKPKTEDYPPDTPKPSVVIRPPAEVEKDVPRKKVIIKQPKGHVDQLRAIEVRSGQEPRKIRKIAELSSFEKNSRDDDGWYAGEPSQMNSSHDRLGRDGNRKSKEVMGGDESWRAFKEQRERQEQRLIEARIYSREEELQKAKKKSKKKKKHDFRDADILDHRPYRNDRKVPERDRASKRRTPADMTDYAPSAKRRRGGEVELSNILEKIVDHLRNQTAISLLFLKPVTKKVAPDYYDVIQRPMDLGTIRDKARKMEYKNRYEFRNDVAQIADNAHMYNETRHPHIPPLADELLELCDNLLDESADVLDDAESAMES, encoded by the exons ATGAGCGACGGCGAGCGCCGCGACGAGGACGTCGCGACCACCAGCGCCGCAG atgacgacgacgatgaggactaCGAGGAGCCTGGCGGAGAGAACCATTTCCTGGGGTTCATGTTTGGCAACGTCGACGATGCCGGCGACCTGGACGCCGACTATCTCGACGAG GATgcgaaggaacatctttttgcgctAGCAGACAAGCTTGGTGCATCCCTGAAAGACATTGAT CTGACTAAGTCTTCTCCAGCAACAGCCGATCCTTCTGAGCAAG ATTATGATGAGAAAGCAGAGGATGCTGTTGACTATGAAGATATTGATGAACAATATGATGGACCTGAAGTTGAAGCAGCTACAGAGGAAGACCATTTGCTATCCAAGAAAGATTACTTCTCCTCAAACACAATGTTTGCTTCAGTCAGTAGTAAAGTTTCAGTGTTTGATGAGGAGaactatgatgaggatgaagaaccacccAATGATATCGAGTTACCTGGTGATAATGTTATACAAG ATGTCATTTCAGCCGAGCAGCCGGAAATATCACCCTCTAATGATAATCCTGCCATCGGAAAGGTATCTAGCCCGTTGCCACAATCTCAGGAAACTATGGATGTTGAATATGAAGTTTGTCAG GAAGAAATTGACACTGAGGAAGATCAACTCGAGTCTAAATCTGCGTCTACCCTCCCTGTTTTATGCATAGAGGATGGGAGTGTGATCTTGAAGTTCTCTGAAATTTTTGGTGCACAGGAGCCTGTAAGAAAGGCCAAGACAGATCAGCATAAGCGGCCAGTGAATAAAG AGCTCCGTATCACAAACATCAGTGACATTGTTGAGGATGACGAGGAAGTATTTCTAAGGAGTACTATTCAAGATGTCCCATCTTTGAAGCATATCAAGACAAATGAAGATTTTATCGAGAGTGACAGTGATGAGTTAATTTCTAGTGATACTTTTGGGTTTAAAGATTTGTGTCTTTCTGAACAACCAATGAAGGATGTACACAAAGAGTTCCCTACTGCTAAACAAACTCTAGTTTGTCCTGATGTTTATCCACTTGAGCATGAAGACTGGGAAAATGGTATCATTTGGGGCAATTCACCAGCAAGTGAAAGTCAGTCTTGTTTAAAAAGCTGTGTCATATCTGAAGAGAGCTCTGATGCTCACAGTGAAGATGAGGCTAAGGATTATGGTTATGTATCCGGGCGTTGTGATGTACAGGATAAAAATAATGGTTCTCCAGTAATAAGAGAGCCTTTTGGCTGTACAGAAATGCCTGCTTCAGCTAGTTATCATTCCCCTGAGAATAGTTACCCTCCATTGATAAAGGAGACTCCTCAAGAGAAGAATGACTTGGACCATGCGGAACCAAATAACATAAATGGAACAGTTAAAATCAATACGATGAAGTGTTTAAGCAACCTCTCTCTTCTGAACAAGGAACTGTTGGAAGGATCTTGGTTGGACAACGTAATTTGGGATCCCAGTGAGGATACTCCTAAGCCTAAGTTAATCTTGGATCTGAAAGATGACCAGATGCTTTTCGAGATTTTAGATGAGAAGAATGGGGATCACCTCCGCTCACATGCTCGTGCGATGATTGTTAGTCGGCCAATGAAGACTGCAACAGTGGAAAATGTTGGCCATAACAACCAAGCAATTACATTGGATGCCCAATTCAACATTTCCAATGACAAATTTTATTCCAACAGGAAGATGTCGCAACAAGCTAAATCTCATACTAAAAAGCGTTCTTCAATGGGCATAAAGGTGGTACATTCTGTTCCTGGTCAAAAATTGCagaccatgaagccaaagctaagcac TAACGAAATTGCAAATTTCCATAGACCAAAAGCTAAGTGGTACCCCCATGAAAATAAACTTGCTGCTGAGTTGCAAGGAGCTGCTTGCAGTCATGGGTCAATGACTGTTATAGTAATGACGTTAGCAGGAAAAGGAGTGAAACTTCTCGTCAATGCAGAGGAAACTCCACTATCAGTAAAATCAAAAGCTTCCAAGAAATTAG AATTTAGACCATCTGAAAAGATCAAATTGTTTGGTTATGGAAAAGAACTCCAGGATGACATCTCCTTGGCCATGCAAAACGTGCGACCAAACTCTATTTTGCATGTTGTTCGCACTGAAGTACATCTATGGCCAAAAGCACAGAAGTTACCTGGAGAGGACAAGGCTCTACGTCCTCCTGGGGCATTCAGGAAAAAAGCTGACTTGTCTGTTAAGGATGGACATGTATTTTTGATGGA ATATTGTGAGGAAAGACCTTTACTGCTTGCAAATGCAGGAATGGGTGCTCGACTCTGTACTTACTACCAGAAAACTTCACCCACTGATCAGACAGCTATATCCCTGCGAAGCAACAATGACGGACTGGGTACAGTGCTTGCTATTGAGCCTGCTGATAAATCTCCTTTCCTGGGAGATGTACGTTCTGGGTCCCAGCAATCATGTCTTGAGACAAACATGTACAGAGCACCTGCATTTCCTCATAAATTGGCATCGACTGATTATCTTTTAGTTCGTTCGCCGAAAGGGATGCTTTCTCTACGCCGCATTGACAAGCTATATGCTGTTGGCCAACAA GAACCACACATGGAAGTATTTTCACCAGGAACGAAAAATCTGCAGAATCATCTTTTGAATCGAATGCTCGTATACGTATATCGTGAATTCCGTCTTAGGGAGAGGCCTGGTGTTCTTTCTCAGATTCGAGCTGATGAAGTACCTATTCAGCATCCTCTGACAGAAGCTATTGTGAGAAAACGATTGAAGCATTGTGCAGACCTGAAG AAAGGACCCAACGGACATTATTTCTGGACACAGAGACCTGACTTCCGGATTCCGTCAGAGGAGGAGCTTAGAAGATTGGTGTCACCAGAAAGT GTCTGCTGTCATGAGAGTATGCAAGCTGGTCTGCATCGTCTCAATCGTTTAGGAATCGAGAAGCTTACTCAGCCTGTGGGACTTGCTTCTGCAATGAATCAGCTTCCCGATGAAGCAATTGAGCTCGCTGCTGCAGCACATATTGAGAGGGAGTTGCAAATCACTAGCTGGAACCTTACCAGCAATTTTGTTGCTTGTACCAACCAG GACAGAGAGAATATTGAAAGACTAGAAATTACTGGTGTTGGTGATCCATCTGGCCGTGGACTAGGATTTAGCTATGTGCGAGTAACTCCAAAAGCACCTGTCTCCAATTCATCTCATAAGAAAAAGTCAGCTGCAGCCAAAGGTACCACTGTTACTGGAACAGATGCTGACCTCCGCAGGTTAAGCATGGATGCCGCCCGAGAG TTGCTTCTCAAATTCGGAGTTCCAGACGAGCAAATTGATAAATTAACAAGGTGGCATCGTATTGCTATGGTGAGGAAGCTTTCAAGTGAGCAAGCAGCGTCAGGAATTACAATTGATGAAATTCCAGTTAGCAAGTTTGCACGTGGACAAAGGATGTCTTTCATGCAGCTTCAACAGCAAACTAAAGAGAAATGTCAGGAAATTTGGGACAGACAAATTCAGTCGCTTTCTGCTATAGACGGTGATGACAATGGCAGTGATACAGAAGCCCATAGTGATTTGGACTCGTTTGCCGGGGATCTTGAGAACTTGCTGGATGCTGAAGAATTTGACGATGAAGATGTTGGTACTGCAGACCTGAGAAGCGATAAAGCAGACGGAATGAGAGGGCTCAAAATGAGAAGGTGCCCTACCCAAGCTCAGTTTAACGAGGAAATTCAAGATGATCAAGCAGAAGCTGCTCTAGTAAAAAAATTGCTCGAAG AGAGTGGCAATGACCCGAAGAGGAAGAAACAACCTGTGGATACGACGAATCAGGGTGCCAATAAAACGAAGCAGTTTAAGGCATTGACGCCAAAGGAGAGCACGCCAAGAGGAGCGAAAGAG GTTGACAGTTCTTTTACTGAAGGTGGCTTATCCTCCAAACTGAAAACCAAGCTGGCAGTTGATGCAAACGATATCATTCTGGTTAAAAAGAAAAATGTTCAAGGAAAGGATGGTTTAAAG GAGAAGAGGCAAGGAGCAAGGGGGGACAGTCTTGTATGTGGAGCTTGCGGTCAG CTTGGACATATGCGGACCAACAAATTGTGCCCCAAGTATGGGGAGGATCCAGAAACCTCGGAAATGGATGCGATTTCCTACAGACCTAATCCTCTTGATGTAGCAAGTCATGGTCAAACGAAGACACTGGGCAGGAGGTTGGTAGCCAAGGTTTCTTCTGATGTTCCTGAAACTGAAGGGCAAGAAAGCATTGAAAAGATCAAACCAGTAAAATTCAGATGTGGGGCACGTGAGAAGTCCTTGGAACGGAATATGTCAGTGGCAGGTTCTTTGGTTTCTGATAAACTTACAACGGATTCTACAGATTTGAGATCTACTGGAAAGGTTAGCAAGATTAAAATATACAGTAAGCCTAAGACTGAAGATTATCCTCCTGATACTCCTAAGCCATCAGTTGTGATACGGCCTCCTGCTGAAGTAGAGAAGGATGTACCTCGTAAGAAGGTCATCATCAAGCAGCCTAAAGGACATGTAGACCAGCTAAGAGCTATTGAAGTTAGGAGTGGTCAGGAGCCTAGAAAGATAAGGAAAATTGCTGAATTGTCAAGTTTTGAGAAGAACAGCAGAGATGATGACGGTTGGTATGCTGGAGAGCCCAGCCAGATGAATTCCTCACATGATAGGTTGGGTCGGGATGGTAACAGGAAAAGCAAAGAAGTAATGGGAGGTGATGAATCCTGGAGAGCGTTTAAAGAGCAGCGAGAGAGACAGGAACAGAGGCTAATTGAAGCTAGGATTTATAGCCGGGAGGAAGAGCTCCAGAAGGCAAAGAagaaaagcaagaaaaagaaaaaacatgaTTTTCGAGATGCTGACATTCTTGATCACAGGCCATACAGAAATGACAGAAAGGTACCTGAAAGAGATCGAGCATCAAAAAGACGTACTCCAGCTGATATGACAGATTATGCTCCATCAGCGAAGCGACGCAGAGGAGGAGAG GTTGAGCTCTCCAACATATTGGAAAAGATAGTTGATCACTTGCGGAACCAGACTGCTATATCATTGCTGTTTCTTAAACCAGTGACAAAGAAAGTCGCTCCCGATTACTACGACGTAATCCAGCGCCCAATGGATCTGGGTACCATCAGGGACAAGGCGAGGAAGATGGAGTACAAAAACAGGTATGAATTCAGGAATGACGTGGCGCAGATAGCAGACAATGCGCACATGTACAACGAGACGCGGCATCCTCACATCCCTCCGCTGGCCGACGAGCTCCTGGAGTTGTGCGACAACCTTCTTGATGAAAGCGCGGACGTGCTCGACGACGCCGAGAGCGCAATGGAGAGCTAG